A single region of the Mechercharimyces sp. CAU 1602 genome encodes:
- the asnS gene encoding asparagine--tRNA ligase has product MPTLIKDVSSHVGEEVRIGAWLYNKRSSGKIQFLQLRDGTGFIQGVLLKKQVPAEIWEAVKNLPQESSLYVWGTIRADERAPSGYELDVTQVEVIQAAEEYPISLKEHGIEFLMDHRHLWLRSPRQQAILRIRGEIIHAMQDWLSQQSFTLVDPPVLTPSSCEGTTELFHTKYFDEDAYLSQSGQLYMEAAAMAMGRVYSFGPTFRAEKSKTRRHLIEFWMIEPEMAFVEHEESLVMQEEFLSHIVDHVLKTCRSELNTLERDVSKLEQIKAPFARITYDEAVEFLNKEGFEFTWGDDFGSPHETKIAESYDRPVFITHYPTELKSFYMKPDPQRPEVVLCADLIAPEGYGEIIGGSQRIDDPALLEQRFAEHKLSTDVYQWYLDLRKYGSVPHSGFGIGLERTVAWICGLEHVREAIPFPRMLNRMYP; this is encoded by the coding sequence ATGCCAACGTTGATTAAAGATGTGTCTAGTCATGTAGGGGAAGAAGTAAGAATTGGTGCATGGCTCTATAACAAGCGATCAAGTGGAAAAATACAATTTTTACAATTACGAGATGGAACGGGATTTATTCAGGGTGTGCTATTGAAAAAGCAAGTACCGGCTGAAATATGGGAAGCAGTTAAAAATTTACCGCAAGAAAGTTCTTTGTATGTTTGGGGAACGATACGGGCTGATGAACGCGCCCCAAGTGGGTATGAATTGGATGTAACACAAGTAGAAGTGATTCAAGCGGCGGAAGAGTATCCGATCTCGCTTAAAGAGCATGGTATTGAGTTTTTAATGGATCATCGCCATTTATGGCTTCGCTCTCCACGGCAACAAGCGATTTTGCGTATTCGTGGTGAAATTATCCATGCGATGCAGGATTGGTTGAGTCAGCAAAGCTTTACGCTGGTGGATCCACCTGTACTTACCCCGTCTTCATGCGAAGGGACGACAGAGCTCTTTCATACAAAATATTTTGATGAAGATGCGTATCTATCGCAAAGCGGACAATTATATATGGAAGCCGCTGCGATGGCGATGGGTCGTGTCTATTCCTTTGGTCCAACTTTTCGTGCGGAAAAATCAAAAACGCGTCGTCATCTGATTGAGTTTTGGATGATTGAACCGGAGATGGCTTTCGTGGAACATGAAGAGAGCTTAGTGATGCAAGAAGAATTCCTCAGTCATATCGTAGATCATGTGTTAAAAACATGTCGATCGGAGTTAAATACATTGGAGCGTGACGTCTCTAAGCTGGAGCAGATAAAAGCCCCCTTTGCTCGTATTACATATGATGAAGCAGTGGAATTCCTTAATAAGGAAGGGTTCGAATTTACGTGGGGGGATGATTTTGGTTCCCCGCATGAGACGAAGATTGCAGAAAGCTATGATCGACCTGTTTTTATTACGCACTACCCGACAGAGTTAAAATCGTTTTATATGAAGCCCGATCCACAAAGACCTGAGGTGGTTCTCTGTGCGGATTTGATTGCGCCTGAAGGGTACGGGGAAATTATCGGAGGTAGTCAACGTATTGACGATCCTGCCTTATTAGAACAGCGGTTTGCTGAGCACAAACTATCAACAGATGTTTATCAGTGGTACCTTGACTTACGTAAATACGGCTCTGTCCCCCATTCGGGATTTGGGATTGGCTTGGAGCGCACAGTCGCCTGGATATGCGGTTTGGAACATGTACGTGAAGCGATTCCGTTCCCACGTATGCTCAATCGGATGTATCCATAG
- the glnA gene encoding type I glutamate--ammonia ligase — MARTFTKDEILASVERENVQYIRLMFSDLLGTIKNVEIPRSQLGKALDNKMMFDGSSIEGFVRIEESDMYLYPDLNTWMIFPWSSDSEGGKVAGLLCDIYNADGTPFAGDPRGILKRALAEASDMGFTAMNVGPEPEFFLFKSDEAGEPTMRLNDKGGYFDLAPLDLGENCRREIVVTLDKMGFEVEASHHEVAPGQHEIDFKYANALQAADNIQMFKLMVKNIARQHGLHATFMPKPLYGVNGSGMHCHQSLFKGSVNSFYDEQDELGLSKTARQYLAGILKHARAFAAVTNPVVNSYKRLVPGFEAPCYVAWSPKNRSPLVRVPASRGMSTRIELRNPDPAANPYLALAVMLKAGLDGIKNELDLPEQTDRNIYVMDESERKDAGIESLPSTLAEALDALKESKVIRDALGDHAFQHFVEAKEIEWDMFRTQVHPWEREQYLSLY; from the coding sequence ATGGCACGTACCTTTACAAAAGATGAAATTTTGGCTTCCGTAGAACGAGAAAATGTCCAGTACATTCGCTTGATGTTTAGTGATTTGTTAGGAACCATCAAGAATGTAGAGATACCACGCAGTCAATTGGGGAAAGCCCTTGATAATAAAATGATGTTTGATGGTTCTTCGATCGAAGGTTTTGTTCGTATTGAAGAATCGGATATGTATTTGTACCCTGATTTAAACACTTGGATGATCTTCCCGTGGTCGTCTGATTCAGAAGGTGGAAAAGTAGCAGGTCTGCTTTGTGATATTTACAATGCCGATGGTACGCCATTTGCTGGCGATCCGCGCGGTATTTTAAAAAGAGCGCTGGCCGAAGCGAGCGATATGGGCTTCACTGCTATGAATGTAGGCCCAGAGCCTGAGTTTTTCCTCTTTAAATCGGATGAAGCAGGCGAACCGACAATGCGCCTAAATGATAAAGGTGGATATTTTGACTTAGCTCCTTTAGACTTAGGGGAAAACTGTCGCCGTGAAATTGTGGTAACACTAGATAAAATGGGATTTGAAGTGGAAGCATCTCATCATGAAGTGGCCCCAGGTCAGCATGAGATCGATTTTAAGTATGCCAATGCTCTGCAAGCGGCTGATAACATCCAGATGTTTAAGCTGATGGTTAAAAACATTGCACGTCAGCACGGTTTGCACGCTACTTTTATGCCAAAGCCGCTATATGGTGTGAACGGTTCAGGTATGCATTGTCATCAATCTCTATTTAAAGGAAGCGTCAACTCGTTTTATGATGAGCAAGATGAGCTTGGTTTGAGCAAAACGGCACGCCAATATTTAGCGGGTATATTAAAACATGCACGCGCGTTTGCTGCTGTTACCAATCCGGTTGTTAACTCATATAAGCGTTTGGTTCCCGGTTTTGAAGCTCCTTGCTATGTAGCGTGGTCACCGAAGAACCGAAGTCCATTAGTGCGGGTTCCGGCATCTCGAGGGATGAGCACACGGATTGAATTGCGTAATCCTGATCCTGCAGCTAATCCGTATTTAGCCTTAGCGGTTATGCTTAAAGCAGGACTAGATGGAATTAAAAACGAGTTAGATCTGCCAGAACAGACTGATCGCAATATTTATGTGATGGATGAATCAGAACGGAAGGATGCAGGAATCGAAAGTTTACCTTCTACGCTAGCTGAAGCGCTGGATGCACTTAAGGAGAGTAAAGTGATTCGTGATGCACTGGGCGATCATGCCTTCCAGCATTTTGTAGAAGCGAAAGAGATTGAATGGGATATGTTCCGTACGCAAGTACATCCTTGGGAGCGAGAGCAGTATTTATCGCTTTATTAA
- a CDS encoding DnaD domain-containing protein, producing MKDVNSAVVTVVQILEQGNVSVPALLISEYAQLGLSEGQVMLLIQLIHFKEKEGNSFPTVAELEGRMSVAADQIVGWLHTLIGEGFLTIEKSVDEQGLHSEQYHLLPLYQRLAEFILEREEKVGVSEEKADYQSVFQLFEHEFGRPLSPMECETLAQWIDEDGYREDVIRVALREAVFCGKISFRYIDRILLEWQKKGINSAEAAIEHTKQFRQQGMLYQTSAQPAANYESGNFSFYKWVK from the coding sequence ATGAAAGATGTAAATAGCGCTGTGGTTACGGTAGTACAGATCTTGGAACAGGGGAATGTATCCGTACCCGCATTGCTTATATCTGAGTACGCTCAATTGGGGCTTTCAGAAGGTCAAGTGATGTTGCTGATACAACTCATCCACTTCAAAGAAAAAGAAGGTAATTCTTTCCCGACAGTAGCAGAACTGGAGGGCCGGATGAGTGTAGCAGCAGATCAGATTGTAGGTTGGTTACACACCTTAATTGGTGAAGGGTTTCTTACAATCGAAAAGAGCGTAGATGAGCAAGGGCTTCATAGTGAACAGTATCATCTGCTACCCCTTTACCAACGATTGGCGGAATTTATTCTGGAGCGCGAAGAAAAAGTAGGGGTATCTGAGGAAAAAGCTGACTATCAAAGCGTATTTCAGTTATTTGAGCACGAATTTGGGCGTCCTTTATCACCGATGGAATGTGAGACGTTGGCTCAGTGGATCGATGAAGATGGGTACCGTGAGGATGTAATTCGGGTTGCTTTGAGAGAGGCAGTATTTTGTGGGAAAATATCATTTCGTTATATCGACCGTATCTTGTTAGAATGGCAGAAAAAAGGGATTAATTCAGCAGAAGCTGCGATTGAACATACTAAGCAATTTCGTCAGCAAGGTATGTTATATCAAACCTCTGCACAACCAGCTGCCAACTATGAATCCGGCAATTTTTCTTTTTATAAATGGGTTAAGTGA
- a CDS encoding DUF456 domain-containing protein, producing MDIFWWFVIAVLFVLAFAGLFLPVLPDSPLVLVAFIVYHFAIDQTQLGIGFWIIASILTVLIIVIDYAASAVAARTTGGSRTAMWSALAGAIIAPFLLGPLGLIVGPFVAVFLVELYKRRSWQEALKVGGSTLVGFLGGVFMKGILMFGMIGWFFLLIWI from the coding sequence ATGGATATATTCTGGTGGTTCGTTATTGCTGTGTTATTTGTCCTCGCATTTGCAGGTTTATTTTTGCCAGTGTTGCCGGATAGTCCGCTTGTGCTCGTTGCATTTATTGTATATCACTTTGCAATTGATCAGACACAATTAGGAATAGGTTTTTGGATTATCGCGAGTATCTTAACGGTGCTGATCATTGTGATTGATTATGCCGCCAGTGCGGTCGCTGCCCGTACCACAGGTGGATCGCGAACAGCGATGTGGTCAGCTCTTGCTGGAGCAATTATTGCTCCTTTCCTTTTAGGGCCACTAGGGCTGATAGTAGGTCCATTTGTGGCAGTTTTTTTGGTTGAACTCTATAAACGCCGTTCTTGGCAGGAGGCGTTAAAGGTTGGTGGAAGTACTCTCGTCGGGTTCTTAGGCGGTGTTTTTATGAAAGGGATCCTTATGTTTGGGATGATTGGTTGGTTTTTCTTGCTTATTTGGATATGA
- a CDS encoding MerR family transcriptional regulator, which produces MNDDIRRSMPLFPMRIITKLTELTPRQIRYYEQQGLIQPSRTQGNQRLFSFHDVDRLLEIRSLLEKKVNIAGIKEMLRQGRSGEAIVQEPSSSVDAKAQQQDMSDEDLHKLLKRQLSDSASKRNHLTRGDLARFFH; this is translated from the coding sequence ATGAACGATGATATCCGTCGTAGTATGCCTTTGTTTCCTATGCGCATAATAACGAAGTTGACCGAGCTTACTCCGAGGCAAATTCGTTATTATGAGCAACAAGGGCTCATTCAACCTTCTCGCACCCAAGGAAACCAACGTTTGTTTTCGTTTCATGATGTGGATCGCTTGCTAGAGATCCGCTCGTTGTTGGAGAAGAAAGTGAACATTGCGGGAATCAAGGAGATGTTGAGACAAGGTCGCTCGGGTGAAGCGATCGTGCAGGAGCCTTCATCTTCTGTAGATGCGAAAGCACAGCAACAAGATATGTCAGATGAAGATTTGCATAAGCTCTTGAAAAGACAACTCAGTGATTCTGCCAGCAAGAGAAACCACTTAACTCGCGGAGACTTAGCGCGCTTTTTCCACTAA
- a CDS encoding CapA family protein yields the protein MAKKISKSLTLLLMIVILTACSLSADTETPAANLPKETTTKVPKEPPPPRTITIAAMGDLMMHSDQIQAGKQADGSYQYDSFFTEIEPYLKEADLAIANFETTLAGEERPYSGYPRFHAPDAFADAVLRAGFDLVTTANNHSMDTGEKGVIRTYTQLKKSGLIPVGTAPTAAEQKPVIVEKNGIKLAFLAYAEHTNGLPVPAEKQYLVNLIDPVKMKKDIELSKELGAEAVIVGLHFGPEYQRSPSEQQQKIVEQAFKFGADVVLGGHPHVLQPMKQTEVEGEEKFVIYSMGNAISGQTIDYTDEGILVYVTLTEDPHTKQISFEKASYIPTYRHKYTAAGKRHFSILPITSANPTFEDVPQVPQNNISAAWKNTTTLMEKHQAFPVFSPTAETQK from the coding sequence ATGGCTAAAAAGATAAGCAAATCCCTTACTTTACTTCTTATGATCGTTATACTAACCGCTTGTTCCCTGTCCGCAGACACCGAAACACCTGCTGCCAATCTCCCAAAAGAAACAACAACAAAGGTACCTAAAGAACCGCCTCCTCCACGAACGATTACCATTGCTGCAATGGGTGACTTAATGATGCATAGTGATCAAATTCAAGCGGGTAAACAAGCAGACGGCAGCTACCAATACGACTCTTTCTTTACTGAGATTGAACCATACCTAAAAGAAGCCGATCTAGCCATTGCCAACTTTGAAACCACATTAGCTGGGGAAGAGCGCCCCTATAGTGGATACCCACGTTTTCATGCTCCCGATGCCTTTGCAGATGCCGTTTTGCGTGCTGGTTTCGACTTAGTTACCACCGCAAACAACCATTCTATGGACACAGGCGAAAAGGGAGTTATTCGTACCTATACTCAATTGAAAAAAAGTGGCCTTATCCCTGTAGGTACAGCACCTACCGCAGCAGAACAAAAACCGGTCATCGTTGAGAAAAATGGAATTAAATTAGCTTTCCTCGCCTATGCGGAACACACTAATGGACTTCCTGTACCCGCGGAGAAACAATACCTAGTCAACTTAATCGATCCTGTTAAAATGAAAAAAGATATTGAGCTGAGTAAGGAGCTGGGAGCCGAAGCGGTTATAGTCGGGCTTCATTTTGGACCCGAATATCAGCGTTCACCAAGTGAACAACAACAAAAAATTGTGGAACAAGCCTTTAAATTTGGAGCCGATGTGGTCCTAGGTGGGCATCCACACGTCTTACAGCCGATGAAACAGACGGAAGTAGAAGGAGAAGAAAAATTCGTAATCTACTCCATGGGTAACGCTATATCTGGACAAACCATCGATTATACTGATGAAGGAATTTTAGTATATGTGACCCTAACTGAAGACCCCCATACAAAACAGATTTCATTTGAAAAAGCTTCCTATATTCCAACGTACCGTCACAAGTATACTGCAGCGGGAAAGCGTCATTTTAGTATCTTACCCATTACGAGTGCGAACCCCACCTTTGAAGATGTGCCGCAGGTGCCACAAAACAATATCTCGGCCGCTTGGAAAAATACGACCACACTTATGGAAAAACACCAAGCATTCCCTGTGTTTTCACCAACTGCAGAGACACAAAAATAA
- a CDS encoding Dps family protein yields the protein MIQDVATKTIATVLNKQVANWSVLYVKLHNFHWYVKGKHFYELHTKFEEFYTEAAAYVDELAERLLAIGGKPIGSMKEYLSEASISEATGNESTEQMVRSINNDFRMLVSDLHQGIHIAESEDDHATADMLTHIRTNIEKHSWMLESFLVRD from the coding sequence ATGATCCAAGATGTAGCAACCAAAACGATTGCAACCGTTTTAAACAAGCAAGTTGCCAACTGGAGCGTTCTGTATGTGAAGTTGCACAACTTCCACTGGTATGTAAAAGGAAAACACTTTTACGAGTTACACACCAAATTTGAAGAATTTTATACTGAAGCTGCTGCCTATGTAGACGAACTGGCAGAGCGCCTACTAGCCATTGGAGGCAAGCCAATCGGCAGTATGAAAGAATACCTGAGTGAAGCTTCCATATCAGAGGCAACAGGGAATGAGAGTACCGAACAAATGGTGAGAAGTATAAATAACGACTTCCGTATGCTTGTCTCTGACCTTCATCAAGGCATTCATATCGCGGAGAGCGAAGACGATCATGCCACAGCAGATATGCTCACACACATTCGTACCAACATTGAAAAGCACAGTTGGATGCTAGAATCATTTTTGGTTAGGGATTAA
- a CDS encoding ammonium transporter — MDVASVAAAVDMVWVMLAAILVIFMQAGFALLEAGSTRMKNAGHIAGKQVLSFAIAALCFWAFGYAITFGEGNALFGTSGWFLNFAGEQEFPIEIMYLFQMAFVAVSLAIAWGGFAERAKLSVYFIFGALFTIIIYPVVGHWIWGGGWLSELGKQDFAGSTVVHLQGGIAALIATLLLGPRLGKFNKDGSSNMLPGHNQVYTVLGVLIIWVGWFGFNAGSTLGAMDGFFGYVALTTQLAAAAGAIAALVAGRLIVGTFEIPALLNGVLAALVAITAACAFVEPWAAVVIGAIAGSLTAWTSHFFERKGIDDPIYAFSVHGIAGIWGTLSTGFFASPRLVEMTGVGRAGLFYGGGWSQLGIQALGILVVSLYVASASFLILWGLKKTIGLRVSEEEEWNGLDLSEHGSYGYGEQIHYFGLQETATTALTDEKVMQKTS; from the coding sequence ATGGACGTAGCTAGTGTAGCGGCAGCAGTAGATATGGTTTGGGTTATGTTGGCAGCAATATTGGTAATTTTTATGCAGGCTGGCTTTGCTCTTTTGGAAGCAGGTTCTACTCGGATGAAAAACGCAGGGCATATTGCCGGGAAACAAGTGCTCAGTTTTGCGATAGCCGCGCTTTGCTTTTGGGCATTCGGGTATGCAATCACATTTGGTGAAGGAAATGCGCTTTTTGGCACCAGTGGATGGTTTCTCAACTTTGCCGGTGAACAAGAATTTCCGATCGAAATTATGTATTTATTCCAAATGGCATTTGTGGCTGTATCATTGGCGATAGCGTGGGGAGGTTTCGCTGAACGTGCTAAATTAAGTGTATATTTCATCTTTGGAGCTTTATTTACCATTATTATTTACCCGGTTGTTGGCCATTGGATATGGGGCGGAGGGTGGCTTTCAGAATTGGGTAAGCAAGATTTTGCGGGTTCGACCGTCGTCCATCTACAAGGGGGAATAGCTGCATTGATTGCTACACTTCTTCTTGGTCCTCGGCTAGGAAAATTTAATAAGGATGGCTCGTCGAACATGCTACCTGGTCACAATCAGGTGTATACGGTTTTAGGGGTATTAATTATTTGGGTTGGATGGTTTGGTTTTAACGCGGGAAGTACGTTAGGAGCTATGGACGGATTTTTTGGATATGTCGCATTAACCACTCAATTGGCAGCAGCAGCGGGTGCAATTGCTGCTCTTGTAGCCGGAAGGTTGATTGTAGGTACTTTTGAAATACCCGCGCTTCTTAATGGAGTATTGGCGGCATTAGTCGCGATTACAGCAGCATGTGCGTTTGTAGAACCGTGGGCAGCGGTTGTGATCGGAGCAATTGCAGGGTCTTTGACAGCATGGACTTCACATTTCTTTGAACGAAAAGGGATTGATGATCCTATCTATGCTTTTTCTGTACACGGGATCGCAGGGATCTGGGGGACTTTATCTACTGGATTTTTCGCATCTCCACGCTTAGTAGAGATGACGGGTGTCGGAAGAGCTGGTCTGTTTTATGGTGGAGGATGGAGCCAACTCGGGATTCAAGCTCTGGGGATACTGGTCGTCTCGCTCTACGTGGCTAGTGCAAGTTTTCTTATCTTGTGGGGACTAAAAAAGACGATTGGGTTGCGTGTGTCAGAAGAAGAGGAATGGAATGGCTTAGATTTGAGTGAACATGGTAGTTATGGTTATGGAGAGCAGATCCACTATTTTGGTCTACAAGAGACTGCCACCACTGCCTTAACAGATGAAAAGGTAATGCAGAAGACGAGCTAA